From Solea senegalensis isolate Sse05_10M linkage group LG7, IFAPA_SoseM_1, whole genome shotgun sequence, a single genomic window includes:
- the gldn gene encoding gliomedin: protein MLTVVGNPQKRGGDVVTMWIPTPSMTLPQRVVLYGTCVVALLNSVGLLVLLVQQNQQQTWLEQMEARLVEVEQSSVVEFLQEVPRGVAGLRAKAGEPAQHQYQYQSSRNKRSEGLEKEFQLEDALPLHPDISQEVTEEEEKKMKTKHKHRHGQSHHKAHVQDDMMMMMTYSMVPIKLLIDICNSTKGVCIAGPPGHPGLPGADGLPGHNGTDGVPGINGLPGADGKRGKRGEPGDKGEPGEPGEPGEPGEPGEPGEPGEPGVPGVPGVPGETGEPGEPGEPGEPGEKADPSNDVITEGPPGPPGPPGPPGPMGPPGPQGPPKTRHHRAHLHSAQTLGQIHAIPNDETSSVKEAEKHHVKPMKKNECLIKSLINPRNVTKMETTFGTWMKDTALLDDERIWVAEHFSGRVVKEYKSIASFQNSSSDVVDVRKFYQGCGHVVHNGSLYYHIAGTSSIARFVFDTKRLHTLSIDNALHHSLAYLLHNSKTYFKLAADENGLWLIFASSVDESIMVAQLDQKTFSVTSYINTTYPRTKAGNAFIACGVLYVTDTKDTRVTFAFDLLKGKPVNMTFDLRPAGGVLAMLSYSPKDRHLYVWDHSYVRLYVVHFISDE from the exons ATGCTGACAGTGGTAGGAAACCCTCAGAAAAGAGGAGGCGACGTGGTTACCATGTGGATCCCAACACCTAGCATGACTCTCCCTCAGCGGGTGGTGTTGTATGGGACATGCGTTGTGGCATTATTGAACTCTGTGGGCCTCCTGGTGCTCTTAGTCcagcagaaccagcagcagaCCTGGCTGGAGCAGATGGAGGCGAGGCTGGTGGAGGTGGAGCAGAGCTCGGTGGTGGAGTTCCTCCAGGAGGTGCCCAGGGGAGTGGCGGGGTTACGAGCAAAGGCTGGGGAACCGGCGCAGCACCAGTACCAATACCAGTCCTCCAGGAACAAGAGGAGTGAAGGGCTGGAGAAGGAGTTCCAGCTGGAGGATGCACTGCCGCTGCACCCGGACATCAGCCAGGAggtgacagaggaagaggagaagaagatgaagacgaAGCATAAGCATCGACACGGCCAGAGTCACCACAAGGCGCATGTGCAGGacgacatgatgatgatgatgacgtacTCCATGGTCCCG ATTAAACTGTTAATCGACATTTGCAACAGCACCAAGGGAGTCTGCATCGCTG GACCTCCAGGACATCCTG gtTTGCCTGGTGCTGATGGTCTGCCCGGCCACAATGGGACTGATGGCGTCCCCGGAATAAATGGACTGCCCGGGGCTGAtgggaaaagaggaaaaagag GAGAACCTGGTGACAAAGGAGAGCCCGGGGAGCCTGGGGAGCCTGGAGAGCCTGGAGAGCCTGGGGAGCCTGGGGAGCCTGGGGAGCCTGGAGTGCCTGGAGTGCCTGGAGTGCCTGGAGAGACAGGGGAACCTGGGGAACCTGGGGAACCTGGAGAGCCTGGAGAGAAGGCAGATCCATCCAATGACGTCATCACTGAGG GTCCCCCTGGTCCTCCAGGACCTCCTGGACCCCCTGGACCCATGGGTCCTCCTGGACCTCAAGGACCTCCCAAAACAAGGCATCACAGAGCCCACCTTCATTCTGCTCAAACCCTGG GGCAAATACATGCAATTCCAAATGATGAGACGTCATCAGTAAAGGAGGCTGAGAAACACCACGTGAAGCCTATGAAGAAGAATG AATGCCTGATAAAGTCTCTGATCAACCCCAGGAATGTGACAAAGATGGAGACCACATTTGGCACATGGATGAAAGACACCGCTCTGCTGGATGACGAGCGAATATGGGTGGCAGAACATTTCTCTG GTCGAGTGGTGAAAGAGTACAAAAGCATCGCCTCCTTccagaacagcagcagtgacgttGTGGATGTCAGAAAGTTCTATCAGGGCTGTGGTCACGTCGTCCATAATGGTTCCCTATACTACCATATAGCCGGTACATCCAGCATTGCCAG ATTTGTATTTGACACCAAGAGGCTTCACACTCTCAGCATAGACAACGCGTTGCACCACAGCCTCGCCTACCTGCTCCACAACTCCAAGACCTACTTCAAACTCGCGGCGGACGAGAACGGCCTGTGGCTGATCTTTGCCTCGAGTGTGGACGAGAGCATCATGGTGGCCCAGCTGGACCAGAAGACCTTCTCCGTCACGTCCTACATAAACACCACCTACCCGCGCACCAAGGCGGGCAACGCCTTCATCGCCTGCGGCGTCCTGTACGTCACCGACACCAAGGACACCAGAGTGACGTTCGCGTTTGACCTGCTGAAGGGGAAGCCGGTCaacatgacctttgacctgaggCCTGCGGGCGGAGTTCTCGCAATGCTCTCCTACAGCCCCAAGGACAGACACCTGTACGTGTGGGACCACAGCTACGTCAGGCTCTACGTGGTCCACTTCATCTCTGATGAGTGA